The proteins below come from a single Melospiza georgiana isolate bMelGeo1 chromosome 4, bMelGeo1.pri, whole genome shotgun sequence genomic window:
- the SYPL1 gene encoding synaptophysin-like protein 1 produces the protein MVGLRIDISMLLEPLGFVKVLEWVLAIFVFATCGGFRGETALLVSCEGVVNKTVTAAFSYPFRLNAAVFSAPDPKGCGGTWTDVCLTGDFSSSAQFFVALAALVFLYCVTALVVYIGYNHVYQHNNKFPISDLAISVLIAFLWLVSTFVWAKALADIKVSTGASIVPGIESCKAPGTTCHFLSVTRMGILNVSVVFGLLNMILWAGNIWLIYKDTNLHSQWNRISESPTERV, from the exons ATGGTGGGCTTGAGGATAGACATCAGCATGCTCCTGGAGCCTCTGGGCTTTGTTAAGGTCCTTGAATGG GTTCTTGCCATCTTTGTTTTTGCCACATGTGGAGGCTTTCGAGGTGAAACTGCTCTTCTAGTTTCCTGTGAGGGTGTGGTAAACAAAACAGTTACAGCTGCTTTTTCTTATCCATTCAG GTTGAATGCTGCTGTATTTAGTGCACCAGACCCAAAAGGCTGTGGTGGCACCTGGACTGATGTCTGCCTCACGGGTGACTTCTCCTCTTCTGCACAGTTCTTTGTTGCACTGGCAGCATTGGTGTTCCTCTACTGTGTTACTGCCCTTGTGGTATATATTGGATATAACCATGTGTATCAGCACAATAACAAGTTTCCAATATCT GACTTGGCAATCAGTGTCTTGATAGCCTTCCTGTGGCTGGTCAGTACTTTTGTTTGGGCAAAGGCGCTTGCTGACATCAAGGTGTCCACAGGAGCCAGCATTGTTCCAGGAATTGAGTCTTGCAAAGCACCAGGAACAacttgccattttctttctgtgaccCGCATGGGAATCCTGAATGTGTCAGTG GTGTTTGGCTTGCTTAATATGATTTTATGGGCAGGAAATATTTGGCTTATATACAAGGACACCAACTTGCACAGCCAATGGAACAGAATTTCTGAAAGTCCAACCGAAAGGGTATAA